A genomic window from Populus alba chromosome 19, ASM523922v2, whole genome shotgun sequence includes:
- the LOC118044233 gene encoding large ribosomal subunit protein uL16, with product MGRRPARCYRQIKNKPYPKSRYCRGVPDSKIRIYDVGMKRKGVDEFPFCVHLVSWEKENVSSEALEAARIACNKYMAKFAGKDAFHLRVRVHPFHVLRINKMLSCAGADRLQTGMRGAFGKPQGTCARVAIGQVLLSVRCKDSNSHHAQEALRRAKFKFPGRQKIIVSRKWGFTKFNRTDYLKLKAENKIMPDGVNAKLLGCHGPLANRQPGRAFLQETA from the exons ATGGGTAGAA GACCTGCAAGGTGTTACCGCCAGATCAAGAATAAACCATACCCAAAATCACGTTACTGCCGTGGTGTGCCTGACTCTAAGATCAGGATTTATGATGTCGGGATGAAAAGGAAAGGGGTTGATGAGTTTCCATTCTGTGTGCACTTGGTGTCCTGGGAGAAGGAGAACGTCTCCAGTGAAGCTCTTGAAGCGGCACGTATTGCTTGCAACAAATACATGGCCAAGTTTGCTGGAAAAGATGCTTTCCATTTGAGAGTCAGGGTTCATCCTTTCCATGTCCTGCGAATCAACAAGATGCTTTCATGTGCTGGAGCTGATAGGCTCCAAACTGGAATGAGAGGTGCTTTTGGTAAACCACAGGGCACTTGTGCTAGAGTAGCTATTGGACAGGTTCTTCTTTCTGTTCGTTGCAAGGACAGCAACAGTCACCATGCTCAGGAGGCTCTCCGCCGGGCAAAATTCAAGTTCCCTGGTCGCCAAAAGATTATTGTCAGCAGGAAGTG GGGTTTTACCAAGTTCAATCGCACTGATTATTTGAAGTTGAAGGCTGAGAATAAGATCATGCCAGATGGTGTGAATGCCAAG CTTCTTGGATGCCATGGACCCTTGGCCAACCGTCAACCTGGAAGAGCATTCTTGCAAGAAACTGCATAG